DNA from Mesorhizobium sp. DCY119:
GGCAAAGAACAATGGCTCTATACGAACATGTGTTTCTTGCCCGGCAAGACCTCTCGCAGCAGCAGGTCGACGCACTTGTGGAACACTACAAGGGTGTCATCTCCTCGCATGGCGGGTCCGTTGGCCGGGTTGAGAACTGGGGACTGAAGTCCCTCACCTACCGCGTCAAGAAGAACCGCAAGGCGTATTACACGCTTATGGATCTCACCTGCCCGCCGGCCGCTCTCAACGAGATGGAGCGTCAGATGGGTCTTTCCGAAGACGTCTTGCGCTTCCTGACCGTCAAGGTCGAGGCTCATGAAGAAGGCGTCTCCGCCATGATGCAGAAGCGCGAAGAGCGCTCCGAGCGTGGCGACCGCGGCTTCGGCGATCGTGGCGACCGCCCGAACCGCAGCTTCGGCGACCGTGACCGCGGCGACCGTGGTCCGCGCAGCTTCGGCGACCGCGATGGCGGTGGCGATCGTGGCCCGCGCAATTTTGGTGACCGTGACGGCGCTCCGCGCCGGCCGCGTGATGAGGCAGGAGCTGCAGAATAATGGTCGACATCAATCAGATCCCGACCCGGCGCCCGTTCCATCGCCGCCGCAAGACCTGCCCGTTCTCCGGCGCCAACGCTCCGAAGATCGACTACAAGGACGTGCGTCTGCTGCAGCGCTACATCTCCGAGCGCGGCAAGATCGTGCCGTCGCGCATCACCGCCGTCAGCCAGAAGAAGCAGCGCGAACTCGCCAAGGCGATCAAGCGCGCCCGTTTCCTCGGCCTGCTGCCCTACGTGGTGAAGTAATAGCCTTCTGTGGTGGGCGGTTTGCCGCCCGCCACACTCTCCCCCCGCGACGGGCGCGGATCAGGAGCTGAGTAAAATCCCGAGTTGGGATCGGCGACGATCCCTAACTGCCGCGACAGGCAGGACAGCGACACCGGCGACAACGCCCTTTTGCTTCCTGACCTGTTCCAGATTTCCGCCCCTCGTGGCGACAACGAAAAGGAACGAAACCATGGAAGTCATTCTTCTCGAACGCATTTCCCGCCTCGGCCAGATGGGCGACACCGTCAAGGTCAAGGACGGCTTTGCCCGTAACTTCCTGCTGCCGCAGGGCAAGGCGCTGCGCGCCAACGAAGGCAACAAGAACAAGTTCGAAGGCCAGCGCGCCCAGCTCGAAGCCCGCAACCTCGAGCGCAAGTCGGAAGCCCAGGAAATCGCCGATCGTCTCGACGGCAAGAGCTTCATCGTCGTGCGTTCGGCCGGCGAAACCGGCCAGCTCTACGGTTCGGTCTCGACCCGCGACATCTCCGACATCGTCACCGCTGAAGGCTTCTCGGTCAGCCGCAACCAGGTCGAGCTCAACCAGCCGATCAAGACCATCGGCCTGACCAATGTGGCCATTGCGCTGCATCCGGAAGTCGAAGTCACCATCACGCTGAACATCGCCCGCACGGCCGACGAAGCCGAGCGCCAGGCAGCCGGCGAAAAGCTGGACTCGGCCGAAGCCATCTACGGCGACGACATCA
Protein-coding regions in this window:
- the rpsF gene encoding 30S ribosomal protein S6, producing MALYEHVFLARQDLSQQQVDALVEHYKGVISSHGGSVGRVENWGLKSLTYRVKKNRKAYYTLMDLTCPPAALNEMERQMGLSEDVLRFLTVKVEAHEEGVSAMMQKREERSERGDRGFGDRGDRPNRSFGDRDRGDRGPRSFGDRDGGGDRGPRNFGDRDGAPRRPRDEAGAAE
- the rpsR gene encoding 30S ribosomal protein S18, which encodes MVDINQIPTRRPFHRRRKTCPFSGANAPKIDYKDVRLLQRYISERGKIVPSRITAVSQKKQRELAKAIKRARFLGLLPYVVK
- the rplI gene encoding 50S ribosomal protein L9, giving the protein MEVILLERISRLGQMGDTVKVKDGFARNFLLPQGKALRANEGNKNKFEGQRAQLEARNLERKSEAQEIADRLDGKSFIVVRSAGETGQLYGSVSTRDISDIVTAEGFSVSRNQVELNQPIKTIGLTNVAIALHPEVEVTITLNIARTADEAERQAAGEKLDSAEAIYGDDINENARPDNFFDPNEEEGEEA